From a single Fusarium fujikuroi IMI 58289 draft genome, chromosome FFUJ_chr03 genomic region:
- a CDS encoding probable CMK1-Ca2+/calmodulin-dependent ser/thr protein kinase type I has translation MLNRLHGQPESYDKKAKYRFGRTLGAGTYGVVREADGPTGKVAVKIILKRNVKGNEQMVYDELEMLQKLKHPHIVKFVDWFESRDKFYIVTQLATGGELFDRICEQGKFTEKDAAETIKQILLAVDFLHKNNIVHRDLKPENLLYLSKDPDSDLVLADFGIAKMLDGKGESLKTMAGSFGYAAPEVMRKEGHGKPVDMWSMGVITYTLLCGYSPFRSENLQDLIRECTENSVVFHERYWKDVSNDAKDFILHLINPDADQRWTSEEALGHIWLTGKNATDYNLLPEIKSFRARSRFRRIIEKIKLQARIEKLKAMEEDPENSDLSAIFSEVARAKLADDKEEKEVLRVTQEVEKDAKRRSFQA, from the exons ATGTTGAACAGGCTTCATGGCCAACCCGAGAGCTACGATAAGAA AGCTAAGTACAGGTTTGGTCGAACACTCGGAGCTGGAACATATGGAGTCGTCCGGGAGGCTGATGGCCCAACTGGCAAGGTTGCCGTCAAGATAATTCTCAAGCGAAATGTAAAGGGAAACGAACAGATGGTCTATGACGAGCTCGAGATGCTTCAGAAACTCAAGCATCCTCACATTGTCAAGTTTGTTGACTGGTTCGAGTCGAGA GACAAGTTTTATATCGTGACACAGCTTGCTACCGGCGGTGAGCTCTTTGACCGCATTTGCGAGCAGGGCAAGTTCACCGAGAAGGATGCCGCTGAGACTATTAAGCAAATTCTACTTGCTGTCGATTTCCTTCACAAGAACAACATTGTTCACAGAG ATCTTAAACCCGAGAACCTCCTTTACCTCAGCAAAGATCCCGATTCTGACCTTGTCTTGGCCGACTTCGGTATTGCCAAGATGCTCGACGGAAAGGGCGAGTCTCTGAAGACCATGGCTGGCTCTTTCGGTTACGCTGCCCCCGAGGTGATGCGGAAGGAAGGTCATGGAAAGCCTGTGGATATGTGGTCCATGGGTGTCATCACTTACACTTTGCTCTGTGGTTACTCGCCTTTCCGCAGTGAGAACCTCCAGGACCTTATCCGGGAGTGCACTGAGAACTCGGTGGTCTTCCACGAGCGATACTGGAAGGACGTCAGCAACGATGCAAAAGACTTCATCTTGCATCTAATCAACCCAGATGCTGATCAGCGTTGGACCAGCGAA GAAGCTTTGGGTCATATCTGGCTCACCGGAAAGAACGCTACCGACTACAACTTGTTGCCCGAGATCAAGTCTTTCCGCGCCAGAAGCCGATTCAGGCGcatcatcgagaagatcaagctccAAGCACgtatcgagaagctcaaggctatGGAGGAGGACCCGGAGAACTCGGATCTTTCAGCTATCTTCTCCGAGGTTGCCAGAGCAAAGCTCGCCGACgacaaggaggagaaagaagttcTCCGTGTCACTCAAGAGGTCGAAAAGGATGCCAAGCGTCGAAGTTTCCAGGCTTAA